One window from the genome of Anguilla rostrata isolate EN2019 chromosome 5, ASM1855537v3, whole genome shotgun sequence encodes:
- the LOC135254993 gene encoding NACHT, LRR and PYD domains-containing protein 3-like: MKSDCSMNLPDTFSGEFTGDQRVQVERAGSPVPSCLSMKSAHSMNLPDTFRGEFTGDQRVQVERAGSPVPSCLSMKSAHSMNLPDTFRGEFTGDQRIHCSQVSSHIEERSSEKLFSKQQTSGLVKQKNLTDSLERDEQHNESIEKAQQALKTALKKKFECIFEGLAKQGHPTLLNEIYTELYIIKGGSWGINNEHEVRQIETASKRQTTQETAILCNDIFKPLPGQKKPIRTVLTKGIAGIGKTVSVQKFILDWAEGKANQDVDFIFTLPFRDLNLKREREFSLMQLLQHYFPQLKEIKSIEGDKVKVVFIFDGLDECRLPLHFQSNKICCDITESSSVDVLLTNLIKGNLLPSALLWITSRPAAANQIPPECVHLVTELRGFNDPQKEEYFRKRIRDQKKASRIISHVKSSRSLYIMCHIPVFCWISATVLETMLDETKSEDLPKTLTEMYTHFLLIQTNVKNQKYHGTNETTSKKVSESDTEILLKLGQLAFLQLEKGNLIFYEEDLRESGIDVSEASVYSGVCTEIFKEECGLGQEKVYCFVHLSIQEYLAALFVFHSCVNENRNVLRAEELKPHSDIVQLSELHRNAVDQALKSKNGHLDLFLRFLLGLSLDPIQNLLGGILTQTGSRSLIPDPQTQTGSRSPVPDPQTQTGSRSPVPDPQTQTGSRSPVPEPLTQTGSRSKSTEETIQYIKEIIRWRSSAERVINLFYCLNELHDNSLVEEIQNSLRSGKLSDKELEPHQCSALAFVLWMSEEILDEFDSRTYNTSAAGHERLVPVVRHCRKAILNSCDLSEKSCEIVASALQSSNSPLRDLDLSYTNLGDSGVELLCAGLMNPNCELQRLGLNSCDVTEKSCEIVASALQSSNSPLKDLDLSYNNLGDSGVKLLCAGLMSPNCKLQRLDLSYNNLGDSGVKLLCAGLMSPNCKLQRLG; the protein is encoded by the exons atgaagagtgattgTTCAATGAATCTACCGGACACTTTCagtggagagttcacaggtgatcaaag ggtccaggttgagagggcagggtcacctgtacccagctgtctgtctatgaagagtgctCATTCAATGAATCTACCGGACactttcagaggagagttcacaggtgatcaaag ggtccaggttgagagggcagggtcacctgtacccagctgtctgtctatgaagagtgctCATTCAATGAATCTACCGGACactttcagaggagagttcacaggtgatcaaag GATCCACTGCTCACAGGTGTCTAGCCATATTGAAGAGAGGAGTTCAGAGAAACTGTTCTCAAAACag caaaCCAGTGGCCTTGTGAAGCAGAAGaatctcactgactcactggagagagatgagcagcaca ATGAATCTATAGAAAaagcccagcaggcactgaaaactgctctgaagaagaagtttgaatgcatatttgaaggtttagcaaagcagggccacccaaccctcctcaatgagatatatacagagctctacatcatcAAGGGGGGAAGTTGGGGGATCAATAATGAACAcgaggtcagacagattgagacagcatccaagagacaaaccacacaggagactgcaatcctctgcaatgacatctttaagcctttacctggacaaaagaaacccatcagaactgtgcttacaaagggcatcgctggcattgggaaaaccgtctctgtgcagaagttcattctggactgggcagaaggaaaagccaatcaggatgttgatttcatcttcactcttcctttccgagatctgaatctgaaaagggagagagaattcagtctgatgcaacttctgcagcattattttccacaactgaaagagatcaaaagtATTGAAGGTGATAAAGTCAAAGTTGTGTtcatctttgatggtctggatgagtgtcgacttcctctacatttccaaagcaataagatctgctgtgatataacagagtcatcatcagtggatgtgctgctgaccaacctcattaaggggaatcttcttccctctgctctcctctggatcacctcccgaccagcagcagccaatcagatcccccCTGAGTGTGTCCACCTGGTGACAGAGTTACGAGGGTTCAACGAtccacagaaggaggagtacttcagaaagagaatcagagatcagaaaaaggccagcagaattatctcacacgtaaagtcatccaggagtctctacatcatgtgccacataccagtcttctgttggatttctgctactgttctggagacaatgttggaTGAAACAAAAAGTGAAGATTTacccaaaactctgactgaaatgtacacacacttcctgctcattcagactaatgtgaagaatcagAAGTATCATGGCACCAATGAGACAACCTCAAAGAAAGTGTCAGAGTCAGATACAGAAATCctcctgaaactggggcagctggcttttctacagctagaaaagggcaatctgatattctatgaagaggacctgagagagagtggcattgacgtcagtgaagcttcagtgtactctggggtgtgcacagagatctttaaagaggagtgtgggttgggTCAGGAGAaagtctactgctttgtgcatctgagcattcaggagtatctggctgccttgtttgtgtttcattcatgtgtaaatgagaacagaaatgtactcagagcagaagaattaaaacctcacagtgacatagtgcagctgtctgagttacacaggaatgcagtggatcaggccttgaagagtaagaatggacacctggaccttttcctccgattccttctCGGCCTCTCTCTGGACCCCATTCAGAATCTCTTAGGAGGaatactgacacagacaggaagcagatcactaataccagacccacagacacagacaggaagcagatcacctgtaccagacccacagacacagacaggaagcagatcacctgtaccagacccacagacacagacaggaagtagatCACCTGTCCCAGAACCACTGacgcagacaggaagcagatcaaaGAGCACTGAGGAAACAATCCAGTATATTAAGGAGATAATCAGATGGAGATCTTCTGCAGAGAGGGTCATCAATCTGTTCtactgtctcaatgaactgcatgacaactctctagtggaggaaatccaaaattccctgagatcaggaaaactttcaGATAAAGAGCTGGAACCACACCaatgttcagctctggcctttgtgttatggatgtcagaggagatcctggatgagtttgactcgaggacctacaacacatcagcagcaggtcacGAGAGACTGGTACCTGTAGTCAGGCACTGCAGaaaggccat actgaacagctgtgacctctcagagaagtcctgtgaaattgtggcctcagctctccagtcatcaaactcacccctgagagatctggacctcagctacactaacctgggagattcaggagtggagctgctctgtgctggactgatgaatCCAAACTGtgaactacagagactggg actgaacagctgtgatgtcacagagaagtcctgtgaaattgtggcctcagctctccagtcatcaaactcacccctgaaagatctggacctcagctacaataacctgggagattcaggagtgaagctactctgtgctggactgatgagtccaaactgtaaactacagagactggacctcagctacaataacctgggagattcaggagtgaagctgctctgtgctggactgatgagtccaaactgtaaactacagagactggggtga